The following nucleotide sequence is from uncultured Ilyobacter sp..
CACTGCTGCCCCTGATCCAATGGCATAGGCTAAGGTTCCAGAAGTTATCTGTTCCCTATTCAAATATGGGATAGAATATATAGTGGATGTCTTTATATACCTTATAAGGGTATCTGGATCCACAAATTTATCGCGAAAAATAACTTTTTTTTCTAAATTTAAACCCTTTATCTGCTCTTTTAATTTCTCCCTATATACATCTCCTGTTTTCTCTAAGATACTGGGATGTGTTTTTCCCAGTATTAAATAAACTGCATTGGGATTTTTCTTTACAATAGCAGGCATTGCTTCGATCATCACTTCTAGACCTTTTCCAGGTCCCAAAAGACCAAAGGTAAGAATAACTTCTTTCCCTTCTAGACCAATTAGATCGTTATACATACCCTGCTCTTCATAGGGAGTATCTGGTATTCCATGGGGAACAAAAGCTATCATCTCTTTAGGAATTCCATATACTCTCGCCAATATATCGAAAGCTTTTTTGCTCATCACCAATAGCTTTTCAGAGTATTTTGCTAGAGCATTCATGACCTTTCTTTGACCGAAACTTGGATTTTCCAATACCGTATGAAGGTTAGTTAAGACAGGCATCTCTAACCTTTTCATCAGGTCTATAATATATTCTCCATCTGCACCACCATAGATTCCATACTCATGCTGAATAACTACAGCTCTATATTCATTCTCATTCAGGTACTGGGCTGCGTTAATATACTCTCCCCTATCACCTTCCTGAATTGCTAGTTTTACCTCTGAAGGATAGTCATACCCCTCTTTCCTGTCATTCATTGCTATATTTATTAATCTATTTTCCCCACGTAATTCATTGGTTAATGCCTTACTCAGATCTGTTGTAAAAGTGGCTATCCCACACTGTCTTGGGAGATAATTCCCTATAACACCTATTTTTTCTTGTCCATTTATAATCTTATTTATCATTTTTCCACCTCCCCATAATTTAGCATGTAATCTAAGAGTTCTGTCACAGAAACTAATGCTATCCCCGAATTTGTATCTGACATTGCATAAGGAATAATTAAATTATCCCCATGTATGATTCCGCCGCAAGAGTACACTATATTTGGCACATAACCATTTCTTTCGCTTTCTAAGGGTTCTAATATGGGCCGCTTAGTAGTTCCTATTACCTTTCTTGGATCCTCTAGATCCAGGAGAATTGCTCCTAAACAATATTTTCTCATAGCTCCAACACCATGAGTTAAAACTATCCACCCTCTATCTGTTTCTATCGGCGACCCGCAGTTCCCAATCTGCATAAATTCCCAATCATATTGCGGTTGCCTCAGTAGCTTTGAAGTATTCCAAAAATGAATGTTTTCAGAAGACATTGTATATAGGTTTTCTCCATCGATTCTAGAAATTATCATGTATTTCCCATTGATTTTTTTTGGAAAAAGAGACATACCTTTATTAGTTGCATACTCTCCGTTTAATGTTATAGCTTTATAGTTAAGAAAATCTTTAGTTTCCAATATTTGAGGTAGAACCTTAGCACCATTATAGGCCGTATATGTAGCGTAATAAACTACCTCTTCATCATCATATTCAAATCGTACAAACCTTGCATCTTCTATTCCATTACTTTCATTTTGTGAACTAGGGAATATAATCCTTTCAGATAAATTTTGATCTATTTTAAACTGTAGCTCATAATTGGATTCTGCTAACCATAGTACGGTATCCCTTAGATCATGAATTTTTTCTTCTGGTAGTACATTTAAAAGAGCCCGGAGCTCAGATAAGTTAAATTCATCTGATAGTTGTTCTTTTAGATTTGATAAACAACTACAGTCTACATGCATCTCTTCCAATTTATAAAAGAGTATATCTTTTTTATATACGGGATTATTCACAGCGGCTGCCCTTTCTACAAAGGGGCTCACCTCATCAAATTTGAAGTTAGCTTCTTCATCCACCATTCCGCTCCTAAACTCTATAGAGGATAAGTGTCCCTCTCCCACTGCTCT
It contains:
- a CDS encoding glycoside hydrolase family 130 protein, which encodes MKKLNVKRIEKIFRPDPSRVIIKSHIPSSAGRIENVIARVLNLSDEESNKILQDIIEDFSRRHKNVCGALDKHYNRIKKHIPSDRGITDVKKALLGAYFSKEYAVQSAAFFNPSIVKHPDQTQIPEGSMRFILSFRAVGEGHLSSIEFRSGMVDEEANFKFDEVSPFVERAAAVNNPVYKKDILFYKLEEMHVDCSCLSNLKEQLSDEFNLSELRALLNVLPEEKIHDLRDTVLWLAESNYELQFKIDQNLSERIIFPSSQNESNGIEDARFVRFEYDDEEVVYYATYTAYNGAKVLPQILETKDFLNYKAITLNGEYATNKGMSLFPKKINGKYMIISRIDGENLYTMSSENIHFWNTSKLLRQPQYDWEFMQIGNCGSPIETDRGWIVLTHGVGAMRKYCLGAILLDLEDPRKVIGTTKRPILEPLESERNGYVPNIVYSCGGIIHGDNLIIPYAMSDTNSGIALVSVTELLDYMLNYGEVEK